The Podospora bellae-mahoneyi strain CBS 112042 chromosome 7, whole genome shotgun sequence genome includes a window with the following:
- a CDS encoding hypothetical protein (COG:I; EggNog:ENOG503NZR2): MISYSFRGLERGGGGVVVAVAGARLSSTSPFLAVRGLSSIALQRRVSAVVSGQQPPPPPPTRSASYQPSNLLFRTFTMSSPPLRTKESKIPKILHPSTLTKKLQSKLPAAIVPQKENIYTIPNILTFSRIIASPFIGYAILHDQHALALGLFAYAGVSDALDGWIARRWKLQTVVGTVIDPMADKMLMTVLVVALGMKGLLPVWLAVLILGRDVALAISAIYYRWISLPPPKTMARYWDFSLPSAEVRPTLISKFNTFLQLGLMGLTTVAPVVTAVDFSQSLTVLQYIVATTTVWSGASYVFSKDAVKILTQPESKKEKEVVVGEEEGKKKEL, translated from the exons ATGATTTCTTACAGCTTCAGGGGTCTcgagagaggtggtggtggtgttgttgttgctgttgctggggcgAGGTTATCGTCGACGAGTCCGTTTCTGGCAGTGAGAGGGCTGTCGAGCATTGCGTTACAGAGGAGGGTTTCGGCTGTTGTATCAGGtcaacaaccgccaccaccaccgccgacaaGGTCAGCATCTTATCAACCGAGCAACCTGCTGTTTCGAACATTCACCatgtcctcccccccgctCCGGACAAAAGA ATCCAAAATCCCCAAAATCCTTCATCCCTCCACCCTAACGAAAAAGCTCCAGTCCAAGCTGCCGGCTGCTATCGTGCCGCAAAAGGAGAATATTTATACTATCCCGAATATTCTGACGTTTTCTCGGATCATCGCAAGCCCGTTTATCGGCTATGCCATCCTACACGATCAGCACGCCCTCGCTCTGGGGCTGTTTGCCTACGCGGGTGTCAGCGATGCGCTTGACGGGTGGATcgcgaggaggtggaagttgCAGACTGTGGTGGGGACGGTGATTGATCCGATGGCGGACAAGATGCTGATGACGGTTTTGGTTGTAGCGTTGGGgatgaaggggttgttgccTG TATGGCTAGCAGTCCTCATCCTGGGCCGGGACGtcgccctcgccatctcgGCAATTTACTACCGCTGGATCTCgctgcctcctcccaagaCGATGGCAAGATACTGGGATTTTAGCCTGCCGAGCGCGGAGGTGAGGCCGACGTTGATTAGCAAGTTCAATACGTTTTTGCAGTTGGGGCTGATGGGGTTGACGACGGTGGCTCCTGTTGTCACGGCTGTTGATTTTAGTCAGTCGTTGACGGTTTTGCA GTACATTGTCGCCACGACGACGGTTTGGTCGGGCGCGAGTTATGTGTTCAGCAAGGATGCGGTCAAGATTCTGACGCAGCCGGAGAgcaaaaaggagaaggaggttgtggtgggggaggaggaggggaagaagaaggaactCTGA
- a CDS encoding hypothetical protein (EggNog:ENOG503NZCH; COG:S) → MDSSQLRQQIQVPAFNFENPENQFGREITSPHPTPVVTMNGGTMPPKTDAMTAPQGMWTTPTSQGMRPRPATIHEGFSYCVAEPYEGLPAWDSSSLQMQQTPSDGMSSRPISMHQDFYPATTLESNSWPQKPCDDHFEIHGLEPEMNIGQAYTTDEANPIIDLRYPGQQVEGDSNNFEHGLNPRRMSGSSFTVSTSGGMSEMPPYEDFSTTLSEAPSFSSEYPPPSNRNSMISSTQLSPVASPRMTPQSRSELVRTQSRGRASPSPRPGVRAAPYSVESARNKRWSTGSYGTANRRPSPFVYHPHDVFNQHNRMSSRHSSPTIGHGPLPLNYGNLQAAQQHPYLMSNAPAFQRNSMLLPTQLPSHVFHHDTHHHHPHQFENAPPLLSHGLFRMLQSNADPHSLHSHYADLSDPPDLYASLQEEQIPPPPEDMNPSDPDLIPHEQELRFEGDLYTPRWVRGHGNKREGWCGICKPGRWLVLKNSAFWYDKSFTHGISAATGSPFQEPQDTRRMDGNPDVWEGLCGSCNEWIALVSSKKKGTTWFRHAYKCHTHPKIKDAPKRRRESSNTRALAATNMAKPATNPLTPQMTPQVSTTNTPAPAPLQSQPQHQTQQALEQALDQRQTPTPVQSQHPPHGPPPPPPTQQQPQGQQPHTMPSKQHQQYNQHQQSHPPPQPVIQLQPPPVRHFHRHLPPHLQLLPTSAPPQPPRTAIMSPIPPMAPMDGFANMI, encoded by the exons ATGGATTCATCCCAATT ACGGCAGCAAATCCAAGTACCAGCGTTCAACTTCGAAAATCCCGAGAACCAGTTTGGCAGAGAGATCACATCGCCCCATCCTACACCTGTCGTCACCATGAACGGTGGCACCATGCCTCCAAAGACCGACGCGATGACGGCACCGCAGGGAATGTGGACAACACCGACATCCCAGGGAATGAGACCCAGGCCTGCGACTATTCACGAAGGCTTCTCGTACTGCGTGGCGGAGCCGTACGAGGGTCTGCCAGCTTGGGACTCGTCATCTTTGCAAATGCAGCAGACACCTAGCGATGGCATGTCGTCGAGACCTATCTCCATGCACCAGGACTTCTATCCGGCGACTACATTGGAGAGCA ATTCGTGGCCGCAAAAGCCTTGCGATGACCATTTCGAGATTCATGGGTTGGAGCCCGAGATGAACATTGGGCAGGCTTACACCACTGACGAGGCGAATCCCATTATTGACCTCAGGTATCCTGGCCAACAGGTGGAAGGCGACTCGAACAACTTCGAGCATGGGTTGAACCCTCGCAGAATGTCTGGGTCGTCTTTTACCGTGTCCACGTCGGGCGGCATGTCAGAAATGCCTCCCTACGAGGATTTCTCCACGACCCTCTCCGAAGCGCCTTCCTTCTCGTCTGAGTACCCGCCACCGTCCAACCGAAACTCGATGATTTCATCTACGCAACTGTCTCCTGTCGCTTCCCCACGCATGACACCTCAGAGCCGGTCAGAGTTGGTTAGAACTCAAAGCAGAGGGCGCGCATCGCCTTCTCCACGACCTGGAGTTCGCGCGGCCCCTTACTCGGTGGAAAGCGCCAGGAACAAGAGGTGGTCGACTGGTTCATACGGGACGGCGAATCGGAGACCTTCCCCCTTTGTGTATCACCCTCATGACGTTTTCAACCAGCACAATCGGATGTCGTCTCGCCACTCGTCACCTACTATCGGACacggccccctccccttgaACTACGGCAACCTCCAGGCAGCGCAGCAGCACCCCTATCTGATGAGCAATGCGCCGGCATTCCAGAGAAACAGCATGCTTCTGCCCACGCAACTTCCGTCTCATGTCTTCCACCATGACacgcatcaccaccatcctcatcagtTTGAGAACGCGCCCCCCCTGCTCTCACATGGACTATTCCGCATGCTTCAAAGCAATGCCGACCCCCACTCTCTCCACAGCCACTACGCTGACCTTTCTGACCCCCCTGATCTGTATGCTTCTCTTCAGGAGGAGCAGATTCCTCCACCGCCCGAAGATATGAACCCATCCGACCCAGACTTGATCCCCCACGAGCAAGAGCTGAGGTTTGAGGGTGACTTGTACACCCCAAGATGGGTTCGCGGACATGGTAACAAGCGGGAAGGATGGTGCGGCATTTGTAAGCCTGGAAGGTGGCTTGTCCTGAAGAACTCTGCTTTCTGGTACGACAAGAGCTTTACTCATGGCATCAGTGCCGCAACGGGTAGCCCATTCCAGGAGCCTCAAGACACGAGGCGCATGGATGGTAACCCTGATGTCTGGGAAGGACTGTGCGGCAGCTGCAACGAATGGATTGCATTGGTGAGCAGCAAGAAAAAGGGAACGACCTGGTTTAGACATGCCTACAAGTGCCACACGCACCCAAAGATCAAGGACGCACCCAAGCGCAGAAGGGAGAGCAGCAATACCCGTGCTCTGGCGGCCACCAACATGGCAAAGCCGGCAACCAATCCGTTGACGCCCCAAATGACACCACAGGTGTCGACGACAAACACTCCTGCTCCCGCGCCCCTTCAGTCGCAGCCTCAGCACCAGACTCAACAGGCTCTGGAACAGGCTCTGGACCAGAGACAGACACCAACCCCAGTTCAAAGCCAACACCCGCCACatggtcctcctcccccgcctcctacgcagcagcagcctcaggGCCAGCAGCCGCATACTATGCCGTCgaagcagcaccaacaatacaatcagcatcagcagagCCATCCTCCACCGCAGCCAGTCATCCAGCTGCAGCCTCCGCCGGTCCGTCACTTCCACCGacacctcccacctcacctccagctcctcccgaCGTCAGCTCCTCCGCAGCCTCCCAGAACAGCCATCATGAgccccatccctcccatgGCTCCCATGGACGGCTTTGCGAACATGATCTAG
- the TOS9 gene encoding Gluconate transport-inducing protein required for gluconate-H+ symport (EggNog:ENOG503NY1J; COG:K): MSSRASSTSSPVVPLEPTWTGFIPDTGNALAIVEAALRGHLNMIPRRPHDKERDEVIRSGNVFLYDLNTSGIKRWTDGRDWSPSRIQHNWLVYREIDRQSNGRNKKAAKKAETGEITTGGITKKAPSSARNNTQNIRGHGAGNREAAAGRVIELANGKKVPHEGEMGMQKLIGSLVGGYPFKKGGLIKRTMSFESEKLHLQLVTYMSMEDYASGLYSTPYQHAHIRDCFPRQELLQSNFRFFYMDDLGLFEPMYEPMRQQLAYHQALIANPPGAAVFHPHYGLVPHGMPPPGLVPHGMPPPPPPPLAPHNMPPFALAPHDTPPHGLAPNGMQARMQAGMHEQPPALDMVNYPMQDHSNPHSPDYRQDAYTLGSTGQQAQDIGGQEPRSSLVGHPALQTQAEDYGGVSDAPFGDNYGAGMAVEYHSPMYQPHQFPSMQYGSHAMDQNAYPGQEGTYPSRNGSYDGADGAYEARDMAYAEGDMAYPGQILVDYLENNNQHLPQTPDSNHLPPSST; encoded by the exons ATGTCGAGTCGCGCATCTAGCACATCATCGCCCGTGGTGCCATTGGAGCCCACATGGACAGGCTTCATACCAGATACCGGCAACGCGCTTGCCATCGTGGAGGCTGCTCTCCGTGGTCACCTCAATATGATTCCGCGACGCCCTCACGACAAAGAGCGCGACGAAGTCATCCGAAGCGGCAATGTGTTTCTCTATGACCTGAATACCTCGGGCATCAAGCGCTGGACTGACGGCCGGGACTGGAGTCCTAGCCGCATCCAACATAATTGGCTCGTTTACCGTGAGATCGATCGCCAATCCAACGGCAGGAATAAGAAGGCAGCGAAGAAGGCGGAAACCGGCGAAATCACTACCGGCGGAATCACCAAAAAGGCACCCAGCTCTGCCCGCAACAACACGCAGAACATACGGGGTCACGGCGCTGGAAACCGAGAGGCTGCCGCCGGCAGGGTTATCGAGCTGGCGAATGGAAAAAAGGTCCCACACGAAGGCGAGATGGGCATGCAGAAACTGATAGGCTCGCTGGTCGGGGGCTATCCCTTCAAAAAGGGAGGTCTGATCAAGCGAACCATGAGTTTCGAGTCGGAAAAATTGCATCTGCAGCTGGTCACTTACATGAGCATGGAAGACTATGCGTCCGGGCTTTACAGCACCCCCTATCAACACGCTCACATTCGTGACTGCTTCCCCCGACAAGAGCTGCTCCAAAGTAACTTCCGCTTCTTTTACATGGACGATCTGGGGCTCTTCGAGCCCATGTATGAACCAATGCGTCAACAACTAGCCTATCACCAGGCTTTGATCGCGAACCCGCCGGGCGCGGCCGTTTTTCACCCCCACTATGGTCTGGTCCCCCACGGCATGCCTCCTCCTGGTCTGGTTCCCCACGGaatgcctc ctcctcctcctcctcctctggctccCCACAACATGCCTCCTTTTGCTCTGGCTCCCCACGACACGCCTCCCCACGGTCTGGCTCCTAACGGCATGCAGGCCAGGATGCAGGCTGGGATGCACGAGCAACCCCCAGCACTTGACATGGTCAACTACCCCATGCAGGATCACAGCAACCCTCATTCTCCCGACTACCGACAGGATGCTTACACTCTGGGCAGCACAGGCCAGCAGGCTCAGGACATTGGTGGTCAAGAGCCGAGGAGCTCGCTGGTTGGTCATCCAGCCTTGCAGACTCAAGCCGAAGATTATGGTGGTGTTTCGGATGCCCCATTTGGCGACAACTATGGCGCTGGCATGGCTGTAGAGTACCACTCTCCCATGTACCAGCCCCATCAATTCCCCAGCATGCAGTATGGGTCGCACGCCATGGATCAGAATGCCTACCCCGGACAAGAAGGAACGTATCCGTCGCGGAACGGGTCCTATGATGGGGCAGACGGGGCCTATGAGGCTAGGGACATGGCCTATGCGGAAGGGGACATGGCCTATCCAGGACAGATTCTGGTGGACTATCTtgaaaacaacaaccagcatCTCCCACAGACACCTGACAgcaaccaccttcctccctccagcacctag
- a CDS encoding hypothetical protein (EggNog:ENOG503NYR5; COG:S), with translation MSGDQPVSSFGDPDAQPPTPKQTPTLSIFPSPRFETPKNNAGRLDEPGGWTPHFAEDYSVFNSTPGNLRGSQHPFPDFGPATPYLGSAHKRTLSTGETFSPTTNLQLPSVEPSEILRSSPSQLSTPTFQQLTPASRNSDTAERTSKKVRRGTVVEQSQGQTATPPPSGRKGKRKLAPKLDTSAMQNDQGYGHPDFLATAQPQMGNFVTNPGDMFSYPLSAPAAGPGYAPQRSFWDQDPNMGGMEVDFSANGANGGDMFQNQTHQPLTPVDWANANLMQAQDAMVGHENGHVTTGNHQAPLISQAPMPALETSAPEQAMFAVDYSTTMEDNFGMNSSGGAVNPGLIFSRPHSANMDAISHDQSMQVPIAPRPQTSQDFVQPTSRAPSAQRIVTTSRGELRRSSSTRTVPSSRPDRALASSPIKSVGRPGLSRSFSENRGKKQSSRPALPTLAPAPRPQSQLVSNAGVGANRPIISQPSRPSGRTSPLKSQQHSRLSSLTSIPESAGPRMRTQAKFTIDANGRARVETTVVVETEEPTSAKKRQGSQDGSQRRRWTPSDEEDDSSSTDDEGPIIIPSRNTSFALPDPVKPSIVHPFHRASHTGSSYSASFQHQDDDSDGETVVNVNDLTPTGKVAGDAISELQKVREARQRSGQWPPSSAPKVRRSFSGVGGSGSASFGNHQQGDYRGSYNNSSLSPVSMTEGSLPTPTGERGGGMRCVCGRGEVGRNELLVQCQSCEMNLHERCVNATETSIYICSFCANVTTGHPVRGGGGGRVREREGDRERGRYHGHGHVRVGGGGSGLGITSPLAHKNFKSFR, from the exons ATGAGTGGGGATCAGCCAGTTTCCAG CTTTGGCGACCCAGACGCTCAGCCGCCCACCCCTAAACAAACACCAACATTATCAATTTTCCCGAGTCCTCGTTTCGAAACACCAAAGAACAACGCGGGACGATTAGACGAGCCTGGAGGCTGGACTCCTCATTTTGCCGAGGATTACTCCGTCTTCAACTCGACCCCGGGGAACCTGAGGGGCAGCCAGCATCCCTTTCCCGATTTTGGTCCAGCAACCCCATACCTTGGTTCGGCCCACAAACGGACGTTGTCTACTGGGGAAACGTTTtcgcccaccaccaacttgcAGCTACCGTCTGTGGAACCGTCCGAAATCCTACGATCCTCTCCGAGCCAACTATCAACGCCAACCTTTCAACAATTAACTCCCGCCAGCCGAAATTCAGATACTGCTGAGAGGACGTCAAAGAAGGTGCGGCGTGGAACAGTGGTTGAGCAATCTCAGGGACAAACAGCAACCCCGCCGCCCTCTGGCCGGAAGGGTAAACGGAAACTCGCTCCCAAACTCGATACGTCCGCCATGCAGAATGATCAGGGCTACGGCCACCCAGACTTTTTGGCGACTGCCCAGCCACAAATGGGCAACTTCGTGACCAACCCTGGCGACATGTTTTCTTATCCCTTATCAGCACCGGCCGCCGGTCCAGGATATGCACCACAGCGGTCGTTTTGGGACCAGGATCCCAACATGGGAGGGATGGAAGTTGATTTTAGTGCCAATGGCGCCAATGGTGGCGATATGTTCCAAAACCAGACACATCAACCTCTCACCCCAGTCGACTGGGCAAATGCCAATCTGATGCAGGCACAGGACGCCATGGTCGGTCATGAAAACGGTCATGTTACTACTGGAAATCACCAAGCTCCCCTTATATCACAAGCGCCTATGCCTGCCCTCGAAACTTCAGCCCCCGAACAAGCCATGTTCGCGGTTGATTATTCCACGACCATGGAAGACAACTTTGGAATGAACAGTAGCGGCGGCGCGGTAAACCCCGGGCTCATCTTCAGCCGGCCGCACTCAGCCAATATGGATGCCATCTCTCATGACCAGTCTATGCAAGTCCCTATCGCACCTCGCCCTCAAACGAGTCAAGACTTTGTCCAGCCAACGAGCAGGGCACCATCAGCGCAAAGAATAGTGACAACATCCCGAGGCGAGCTTCGTCGTTCGTCAAGCACGAGGACCGTGCCTTCAAGCAGACCAGACCGAGCTCTGGCTAGCTCACCAATCAAGTCGGTTGGACGACCTGGCCTCTCACGAAGCTTCAGCGAAAATAGAGGGAAGAAGCAGTCGAGCCGACCAGCTCTGCCCACTCTTgccccagctcctcgtccacaATCACAACTGGTGAGCAACGCTGGCGTAGGTGCCAACCGGCCGATTATAAGCCAACCTTCCCGTCCAAGTGGAAGGACATCTCCCCTGAAAAGCCAGCAACACTCCCGACTGTCCAGCTTGACATCCATCCCAGAGTCCGCGGGTCCAAGAATGCGAACCCAAGCGAAGTTCACCATTGATGCCAACGGCAGAGCAAGAGTGGAAACCACAGTCGTTGTAGAAACAGAAGAGCCAACCAGTGCAAAAAAGCGCCAGGGCTCCCAAGACGGCAGCCAACGTAGGAGGTGGACTCCctccgacgaggaagatgactCTTCCTCTACCGATGACGAAGGCCCGATTATCATTCCTAGCAGAAACACCTCTTTTGCGCTCCCAGATCCGGTAAAACCCTCGATTGTCCATCCTTTTCACCGGGCGTCTCATACCGGCTCGTCGTACAGCGCTAGCTTCCAACACCAGGATGATGATAGCGAtggggagacggtggtgaaTGTGAATGACCTCACGCCCACGGGAAAAGTGGCCGGGGACGCGATCAGTGAGCTGCAAAAGGTCAGGGAGGCACGGCAGCGGAGCGGGCAGTGGCCGCCGAGTTCTGCGCCAAAGGTGAGGAGGTCCTTttcgggggtgggggggtcgGGGAGTGCGAGTTTTGGGAATCATCAGCAGGGAGATTACAGGGGGAGTTATAATAATAGTAGCTTGAGTCCGGTTAGCATGACGGAGGGGAGTCTGCCCACGCcgacgggggagaggggaggggggatgaggtgcgtttgtgggaggggggaggtggggaggaatGAGCTGTTGGTTCAGTG TCAATCGTGTGAGATGAACTTGCATGAACGGTGTGTGAATGCGACGGAGACGTCAATTTACATTTGTTCGTTTTGTGCGAATGTTACGACTGGGCATCCGgtgaggggtggaggtggagggagggttagagaaagggagggggacaGGGAAAGGGGGCGTTATcatgggcatgggcatgtgcgggtgggaggagggggttcgGGCTTGGGGATTACGAGTCCGTTGGCGCATAAGAATTTTAAGAGTTTTaggtga
- a CDS encoding hypothetical protein (COG:L; EggNog:ENOG503NWEE), protein MSEERQVIDLGGSDSEDEDLRIAIALSLGQDPGSRRTNTPRKHETIDLTLDDESPAAGDTAGPSRPSGEDTQVRDQPVPAVMTTSTSASQQSDTPTASQALATGLSALGLDRKKMEEERLARLAQRKRKASLEAPAPYSSLDTRSTQIPRMLGDEGIFSHSKGRGDKNDTGSLTPAVKASSRGMDSSGASHGSTWGLANAVEKSVSDSTHSNSNRILPPRSSPTSHQVQTLPYPRGVIKKTWIYPSYPRAGDDVKIEEVLQKDILELAVISSFQWDEDWMLSKIDISRTKLYLIAFAKSEAQKNEMRNNVPKSRIRFCFPAMQAVGAMHSKLMLLKYEGYLRVVVPTGNFMSYDWGETGTMENMVFLIDLPKFKNTEERDAVQGGGLGSFGEDLVYFLMAQGVDPLLINSLRSYDFSETRRYGFVHTIVGSHTTDEAWKRTGYPGLGRAVAALGLASSDPIELDYVKVSDDDVLDHVRVYYPSERTIVTSKGGRDGAGTICFQEKWWKASGFPREVLRDCRSRREGVVMHSKVAFVGRGGGRRGWMYLGSGNLSESAWGRLTREKAGGGVRLNCRNWECGVIFPVESSLAGGDSWEAFEKAVPVPMVVPGERFGMPGSEGGLVPWFN, encoded by the exons ATGTCGGAAGAAAGGCAGGTCATCGACCTCGGCGGGAGCGActccgaggatgaggacctTCGCATCGCCATCGCTCTCTCCCTCGGCCAGGACCCAGGTTCGCGACGTACCAATACTCCAAGGAAACACGAGACCATCGACCTGACCCTTGATGATGAGTCACCAGCCGCCGGGGACACTGCTGGACCAAGTAGACCTAGTGGTGAGGATACCCAGGTCCGGGACCAGCCTGTCCCCGCAGTCATGACGACCTCGACTTCTGCCTCACAGCAATCTGATACTCCTACGGCCTCTCAGGCGTTAGCAACGGGCCTCTCGGCGCTCGGGTTggacaggaagaagatggaggaggaaagacTTGCTCGACTTGCccagaggaagagaaaggcatCACTTGAGGCGCCGGCTCCGTATTCCAGTTTGGACACCCGGTCGACTCAGATTCCGAGAATGTTGGGTGACGAGGGGATTTTTTCCCACAGCAAGGGTCGAGGGGATAAGAACGATACTGGCTCTTTAACTCCAGCAGTCAAGGCCAGTTCAAGAGGGATGGATAGCTCAGGGGCCAGTCATGGGAGCACATGGGGGTTAGCAAATGCAGTCGAAAAATCAGTCAGTGACAGCACTCACAGTAATTCCAACCGTATCCTTCCACCCAGGTCATCTCCGACCAGCCATCAAGTTCAAACCCTCCCATATCCCCGCGGCGTCATCAAGAAGACTTGGATCTACCCAAGCTACCCGCGGGCTGGCGACGATGTCAAGATTGAAGAAGTCCTTCAGAAGGATATTCTCGAGCTGGCCGTTATCAGCTCGTTTCAGTGGGATGAGGATTGGATGCTGTCCAAGATTGATATCTCAAGGACTAAGCTGTATCTGATTGCTTTTGCGAAGAGTGAGGCGCAG AAGAACGAGATGAGGAATAATGTCCCAAAGAGCAGGATCCGGTTTTGTTTTCCGGCCATGCAGGCTGTGGGTGCGATGCATTCGAAGCTGATGCTGCTCAAGTATGAGGGTTATTTGAGGGTTGTGGTTCCGACGGGGAATTTCATGTCGTATGACTGGGGGGAGACGGGGACGATGGAGAAT ATGGTCTTCCTTATTGACCTCCCCAAGTTCAAGAACACGGAGGAGAGAGACGCGGTTCAGGGGGGCGGGCTCGGCTCCTTTGGCGAGGATCTCGTGTATTTTCTGATGGCTCAGGGGGTTGATCCGTTGTTGATCAATAGCTTGCGGAGCTATGACTTTTCGGAGACGAGGAGATATGGCTTTGTTCATACCAT TGTCGGCTCTCATACCACAGATGAGGCTTGGAAAAGGACTG GATACCCTGGCCTCGGTCGGGCAGTCGCCGCTCTCGGTCTCGCGTCCAGTGACCCCATCGAGCTCGATTACGTG AAAGTGTCTGACGATGACGTGTTGGATCATGTCAGGGTGTACTACCCTTCGGAGAGGACGATTGTGACCAGCAAGGGAGGGAGAGAC GGCGCCGGAACGATATGCTTTCAGGAAAAGTGGTGGAAGGCGTCGGGCTTTCCGAGGGAGGTGCTGCGTGACTGTCgatcgaggagggagggagtcgTAATGCATTCCAAGGTGGCGTTTGTGggccgggggggagggaggcgtgGGTGGATGTATCTGGGAAGTGGGAACCTTTCGGAGAGTGCTTG GGGGCGGctgacgagggagaaggctgGCGGTGGGGTGAGACTGAACTGTCGGAACTG GGAGTGTGGCGTTATTTTCCCTGTTGAGTCATCACTGGCCGGGGGTGACAGCTGGGAGGCGTTTGAGAAGGCTGTGCCCGTGCCGATGGTTGTgccgggggagaggtttgggaTGCCGGGGAgtgaaggggggttggtgccgTGGTTCAACTGA
- a CDS encoding hypothetical protein (EggNog:ENOG503P7K3; COG:S), with amino-acid sequence MHCQTRPQEMNTSTFFNNYLQPQVQLQRPFHSNTPLSTSPNLIIIHSHFQTTVTMPPIPLHTNSPINPAKASGITPQTTPPNNDQPTPTKTTSLPPSAAPNNGPPPPQPGAVPHLPQPTSFPASSTGPAPPQPAAAPATTAAPTYPPPPQSSIPPPELPYNQRGTSTAFTPATTTGAAVLPGPSPYETGGGQGYQQRTDSGYRPGGGEENEEQGVLGSVMGYAKAAGEKLSEAEREVWRRINGEK; translated from the coding sequence ATGCATTGCCAGACGCGGCCTCAAGAGATGAACACCTCAACCTTTTTCAACAATTACCTGCAACCTCAAGTACAACTTCAAAGACCTTTTCATTCTAACACTCCACTCTCCACTTCACCcaatctcatcatcatccattcTCACTTTCAAACAACAGTAACCATgccccccattcccctccacaccaactcccccatcaaccccgccaaagccTCAGGCataaccccccaaaccacccccccaaacaatGAtcagccaacaccaacgaaAACAacctctctccccccttcaGCTGCTCCCAATAAcggcccaccaccaccccaaccaggCGCCgttccccatcttcctcaaccaacctccttcccagcctcctccaccggtcctgctccccctcaaccagcAGCCGCCCCAGCCACTACCGCAGCACCAACatacccaccccctccccagtccTCAATCCCCCCTCCAGAACTGCCATACAATCAGCGAGGAACCTCGACAGCTTTTACACCTGCTACAACGACAGGAGCAGCGGTGTTGCCCGGCCCGAGCCCTTACGAGACtggtggtgggcaggggTACCAACAGAGGACGGATTCGGGGTATCGGcctggggggggggaggaaaatgAGGAGCAGGGTGTGTTGGGGAGTGTGATGGGGTATGCTAAAGCTGCGGGAGAGAAGCTGAGtgaggcggagagggaggtttggaggaggattaATGGGGAGAAGTGA